Genomic segment of bacterium:
GGCGGCGCAACCGAACGACTCGGCGTACTTCACCAGGTCGGGATTGTGCAGCTCGGTTCCGAGGAGCCGTCCGCCGTAGTTGACCTCTTGGTCCAGGCGGGTGTTGCCGTAACCGCTGTCGTTGACCACGATGTGCACGGTTGGGATGTCGTATTGGATAGCGGTGGCCAGCTCGTTGCTGGCGAACAAGAAGCCGCCATCGCCGTTGATCGACACCACGGGCCGCTTAGGGGCGGCCACCTTTGCGCCGAGGGCCATGTTCATGGCGAAACCGAGCGTGCCCATGTATGAAGACGTGAGGTAGGACCGGGGATGGGCGACCGGCAGGTACATGTGGCACATGTAGCCCACCATGGTGGCGTCGACTGCCAAAATTGAGTCCTCAGGCAGGCTGTCGGCCAGAGCCTCGACGATGGCGGCTTGGGGACCGGCGGCTCGATGGGCGACGTCGACGCGCTGGCGAGCCTGGTGCCACTGCGCTGAGCGATCGGGACTGGGATCGCTGACCTGCCGCAGGGCGTCGAGCAGGTCGGCTGCGCCTGCTTCGGCATCGCCCACCAGGGCGACCTCCGGCGGGGTGAATCGGCCGATCTCGGTGGGATCGACGTCGAGGTGGATCAGCCGGTGATGGTCGCCCAGCCCAACGCCTTGGAGACGGGTACCCACCGCCAGCACCACATCGGTGTCGGCGATGACCGGTGCAAGGCGCTGGTGGACGAACAGCGTGCCGAGCACCGCGGGGTCGCGGCCGTCGATCACGCCCTTGCCCTCCCGAGTGGAGATGGTCGCCGCCTGGAGGTGGTGTTGCAGCTCGCGAAGGACAAAGGCTGCGCCATGGGCCCCGCCGCCGACGACCAGCAGCGGGTGGTCGGCCTCAGCGAGCAGGCGGGCGGCTTGGGCCACCAGTTCCGGATCGGGCCGCTGAGGTTCGGGAGCGACGGGGGCGACAACCGGCGCACCTGTCAGCTCGCCCATGGTCTCAGGGGGAATTTCCAGGTGAGCGGGGCGAGTACGGCCGCTAGTCATCGCCGCAAAGGCCCGTCTCACCGCGGCGGGAAGCTGGTCGGCCTCAGTGATTCGCTCGGCGTGTTTGGTGATGGGTCGGACCACGTCGAGCTGATCGTGTACTTCGTGGGGGAGGCTTTTGCCCTGGCCGATGGCGTCCCGGTTGATCTGGCCTGATATCTGGAACACCGGCGACGATGCGGCGTATGCCGTGGCCAGCCCCGACCCCGCGTTGTACACGCCGGGGCCGGGCACGATGAGGGTGGTGCCGGGCCGTCCGCTCACCCGGGCGTATCCGTCGGCCATGAAGGCCGTGGCCTGCTCGTGGCGCACGGTTATGTAGCGGATCTCATCGGCGCCGTGGTGGAGCGAGTCCAAGATGTGCATGAGCTGCACGCCGGGAATGCCGAATACCACCTCGACGCCTTCTCGCACCAGCTGCTCAACAACCGCCGTTCCCCCCGAACGCATCGAGCCGGAATCCGATTGCGTTGTCATGGTGCCTCCACCCTTACCGTTCCCTCGATGCCTGCCAATTCGTGCGGTGCCCTGCTTCTGTGAGTGTCGCCCGCTAGGTGCTGGCATTAGTTTGAGCCTTTCAAGCTGCCAAAGGAGCTCGCTGTGGAGTTGCGGAACAAGACCATTGTGGTGACGGGGCCGACGGGGATGGTGGGGCCACCGCTGTGCAAGTCACTGGCCGCCGACAATCGGGTGATTGCGCTGGCCCGGTTCTCAGACCCTGATGCCCGGGCCGATCTGGAGGCTGGGGGAGTGGAGTGCATCGCCGTGGATTTCGTGGCCGCCGACTTCTCGGCGGTTCTCCGTGATGTGGACGTGGTTGTGAATCTGGCGGTGATCAAGACCGGCGACTGGAAGACGGACCTGGCGGTGTGCTCGGAGGCCACCGGGCATCTGATGAGCCACTTCCGCGACGCGGAGGCGTTCCTTCATTGTTCATCGGGGGCGGTGTATCAGCCCAATGGGGGTCAGCCGTTCACCGAGGACAGCCCCCACGGCAATCACCACGCCCACATGATGCCCACCTATTCCATTTGCAAGATCGCTGGTGAGTCGGTGGCCCGATTCGGGGCCCAGGAATTCGATCTGCCGACGGTGATCGCCCGGCTCAATGTGCCCTACGGCGACACCGCCGGCTGGCCGCTGTTCCACCTGCTGATGATGCGGGCGGGCATGGACATCGAGGTGCATACCGATGGCGCCCGCTACAACCTCATTCACGACGAGGACATCGCCGCCGACTTACCCATTTTGCTGGATCAGGCGTCGGTTCCTGCCACCACCTTGAATTGGGCCAGCCCAGGATTGGTGTCGGTTGCCGAGTGGTGTGCGTACATGGCCGAACTAGACGGCTGCGATCCCCCCAAGATCGTGGAGGCCGACACCGCCATTCCCAGCACGGTGATGGATACCAGCCGCATGGAGTACCTGCGCCCCGACCGCCTGGTGGGCTGGCAAGACGGCATCCGCCGTCTAGTTGAGAACCATCCCACCTGACCGGTAACTCGTAGAGTCAACAAGCCCCAGCGCGATAGGGTGCCCTTTGCGCCGGAATGCGGCGTCCATGTCGGAGTGGCGGAATTGGCAGACGCGCTAGCTTGAGGGGCTAGTGCCCAATACGGGCGTGGGGGTTCAAGTCCCCCCTCCGACACTGATTTCGAGGGCGAGTCGTTCGAGTTCTCGGCTAGAGCCCGGCCCCCAATTCTGTTTGCATACAATTCTGCTAACATATCTGTATGCAAAGTACGAGCGTGCGCATCGATGTGACGACGCATCAGGAGTTGAAGAAGCTCGCCGCCTCCCTCGGCGCAACGGTGGGCGACACGGTTGCGCTGGCGGTGCGACGGCTGCGACAAGACGAGATTGGAGCTGAGCTATCGGGTCAACTCACTGACGAGGAAGTGGGATGGCTCGATGCTGACCTCGGGTGATGTCGTCGAGCTGGATCTCGGGCTGCCGTTTGGCCGAGAGGCGGGATTTCGCCACCCAGCGATCGTCGTAACCGCCCAAAGGGTTCTCGACGCCGGGCCCAGTGTCATTCAGGTCGTGCCGCTGACATCGCAACTGCGAGGGTTTACGTCGGAGGTGGAGCTCGACGCCGATCCTGAAAACGGGTTGGATCGCACATCGGTCGCCCAGTGTCAACACATCCGTGCCGTCGCGGCTGGCCGAATCGAAGGGGCAAGAGGAAACGTCGGTGGAGCAGCGCTCACCCAAATCCGTGAGGTGCTGGGCCTGATCCTCGACATCCCCGGTTGATTTCGCTGGGAGGTAGCACTTGCGCGCGATGACGACCTCGACGTGTCCAAGGCGTTCTCTGGGGCGGCCAACCACACCGGTTTCTGCTTGGGCCGGTACTTCTGCATCGGAGCCATGCTGGCCAAGACCGAGGTCGACATCGCCACCAACCAGTTGGCTCGGCACCATGGCCCACGTCGCATTCGACGGCCTACCGCCCACCCCCGAGGGCGTGTTCACCCGGGCGCCCAAGTCGATGCCGCTGACCTTCACCCCAACCAGCCGCTGAGCGTCCTATCGCTCGGGCTGGGCGTCCTGGAGCGCTTCCTATCTAGCAGCCTTCTGTCACTGTGCCTGGTTGGTGGCATGGTGGGTAGCCTTCTCAGAGCTTGAAACGCATGGAGGAGCAGATGGCTGATCGATCAGGACAGGCGTGGGAAGAGCTGGTAGCCCTGATGGGGGAAATCGAAGGCGATTGGTGGCGGGAGGCAAGGGGAGTGCCGACCGCCAATGACCGGGCCGAGGCTCGGATATTTGCCCTCAATAGCTTGCAGCACGCTCTGGAGTTCTGGTCGCAGGCTGATCCGGCTCGGCCATGGTTCTACCGGTGGTTTTCGCCGACCAAGAAGCTGCTAGGGGACAATCCCGACGCCATCTACTACGGCACAGTGATCGATCCCGATCTCGACTATGTGGTCCGGGGCAATCTCGCCGGGGCGGTATACACCTCGTTCACGGTGGAGCAGGGAACCGCCGGGGGTGCGATGTCAGCCAAGCTGGGGGCCACTCTCAATGACGATGAAATCGAGATCAACTCCGACGGAAGCTACGAGTTGCAGCTCAGCCAGAGCCCCCAGCCCGGTAACTGGCTGGCGCTTACGCCTGAATCCGGGAGCATCACGACACGGCACTATTTCGAGTGGGATCGCCCCGCCGCCACCGACCCCAACATGAATGTGCCCCTGTCCATCGAGCCGACGGTCGATCTCGGACCGCCGGCCATCCCCGACGACGAGGCTTGCGCCCAGGGTCTTCAGCGAGTGGTCACGTTTCTGCGCAGTGTGACCGTCGAATGGCCCGACGGGCCTCGAGAAGACATGCCAGCGTGGAGCTCTCCTGAACTCAACCGCTTCACCAACCCTCCCCTCGACGAGGGCAATCGGACCATCGGCTATGCCGCGGCCGACAACGCTTACCGCTCCACCCGCTATCGACTGGGACCTGACGAGGCGCTGGAGATTCGGGGCCGATTCCCGGATTGCCGTTTCGCCAACGTGGTGCTCAACAACCGCTTCATCCAGACGCCGCCCTATCGAGACCGCCGGGTTTCGCTGAACCGACGCCAAACGGTGCTTGAGCCGGACGGCTCTTTCCGCATGATCCTCGCTCATCGGGATCCCGGCGTCCCCAACTGGCTGGACACCGCTGGCGCCCCCACCGGCACGATCTTCTGGCGCTATCTGCTTCCTACCGAACAGCCCACCCAACTCGAAACCCAGGTGCTCGCGGTTGACGACGTATGACCGCCGTCACAACAGGTGTACACAACCGGGTCGGCAGGTTCACAGATCACGCCCGAGCAGACTGAAGCACTGGCCGGTCGGGCCGGCGTGGGTTGAACGGGTAGCGAGGAACGCCACGTAATCGGCGATCTCGTTCGGATCCTTCAGTCGATCCTCTCCGAGGGCTGGCTCCAGCTCATGCAGGCGCCATCTTGTGCCAAGCGCTCAGCAGTGGCCCGCCCTATGTCACGTCCCGCACCGGTCACGACGGCAACTTTCCCGATGAGCGGCTTTGTAGACATCTGATGCAGCCCTTTTGTTCAGGTTCGGTAACGCCAGGCGATGTGGGAGGAGCGGCGGGCGATCTGGGCCTGGCGGTCGACCGGGGGCAGGTCGAGTTCTTTGAGGGAGACGACCTGGGCGTTCACGACTGGAGTTTCGGGCGGGTGCCACCAGCGGAAGGTACACAGCACGGAATCCCGCCCCTCAGTGTCAAGCCAGTTGGCACCGCCGGGGTCGGTACCGGCGATGACGATGGGGCCGGGTTCGATGAGCGCGTGGTTGAGGCAGGTGAGCCGGTTGGTGAAGTCCAGGGCCTCATACCATGGCCGGTTGTAGAGCTGGACGTCCCATATGGTTGCACCCCGGTGGTCGACCTCAACCACGAGGGCCTGGTCAGAATCGAGGGCCACCCCGGCATGGCTGTAGATGAGCGTCTTGACCCCGCGGCCCATCCCCGCCGGGGGGAGGAAGGTGTTGGGGGGCTGGTCGCCCAGCATTCGCTCTTGGTAGCCGTTCCAGAAAGCGAAGGAGTGCTCGATCTCGCCCAGCGCGGTGCTGAGGATGGCAGCGGCATCGACCTCTGGTTTGGGCTCGCCCACGGTGTCGAGGCGCTCGATCACAAAGGTGGCGGGCTCGGCTGCCTGCCAGTCGAAGTAGTAGTCCCGGATGTGGACGAACGATGCCTCGGGATCAAGCGGCAGCCAGTTCCTATTCCCGCCACTGGGCTCTTCGCCGCCCAACAAGATGTCAATATCGTTTCCGGGGCCCATCCCAAGGCTCGACCCCGTCACCTCGAGTCCTACTCCCGCGCCGCCGCTTTGGGTGGCGCCGAGTTTGATCTGAAGGACGAACTCCTCACAGGCGCCCATGTGGCCAGAAATTCGGTACACCCCGTCCCCGTCGATGGCGGTCCGGCGGGCCACCTGGTCGGCGTTGGGTCCGCCCCACTGATAGACGGGGTCGCTGCTCCGGAAGAAGGCTGGGTGGCGGGGGTCGTTGTGGCCGATCGCATAGGTAAGCCAACACGCCACCTGATTGGCCAGGTGCCGCTGTCCCTCATCATCAAGACCTTCGCCAAGGGCTTCAATCCGATCGCAGAACTCACGCCAAGTCGTCATAGCTGCCCTGAAAAATAGACCACCCTCCGATCAGCAGCGGTCTTGGGCGATACAAGGATGCGCACTTGAAGGTGCAGAAGGTGGCCTCGGCCGAATCGGGGGGGGGGGTAGGTCTCGGTCGCAGCATTCGCAATTTGGGCGCAGATCAAGTAGAGCCATATGCCTGACGCCACTTAGCTGGGGGAGGCCACCGGTATGCGAATAGAACCGCTCACTGCGGCACTCGGGGCTGAGCTGTCGGATATCGACCTCGGTGGACTCGACGCCGAGATGGCAGCGGAGCTGCGGAAAGCCATCTTGGAGTACAAGGTGGTGGGCATCAGGGACCAGTTTCTTGGTGATGCTGGCCATGTTCGGCTGGCTGAGTCGCTCGGTGAGCCGTGGATTCACCCGATGGACCGCCTGGCCGGCGTCGATTCGGCCGAGCCGTCGGAGCTGCGAGTCAAGAGCGACCACCAGCTTCTGACCGACCGGTGGCACCTGGATGTGCTGTATGCCCCCAACCCGCCCGCCGTCACTGAACACGCCACCAATCCCAGCGTGACGTGCCGCTGGCGCTGGCGCAACGGGGATGTAGTGATCTGGGACGAGCGGTGTACCGCCCACTTTGCCGTGCGTGATCCGTGGGAAGGCGAACGCGTGCTGCGACGGCTGCTTGTTGAGGGTGATTGCCCTGTGACGGCCAACTAGCTGACTATGGCTTCGATGTCGGAATCTCTTGACGACCGGATTCAGCGGCTGCTGGACAGGGACGAGGTGCTCTTGGCGTCTCCCTGGCAGCTCTTTGACGAGGTGCGGTCGGCGTCGGACTCGGCGTTCTACAGCGAGGCCATGGGGGCGTGGGTCATCACCAGTTACCAACTCCTGCACGACATCCTTGTCGATCCCGCGACATGGTCAAACCGGTCCCCCACTGCCACCTATGAGTTCCGCAATCCTGTGGCCGAACACGCCGATGCCATCGAACAAGAGCCGGAGATGGTTGAGGCGGTCCGCCGCTTTCGCAACCGCTCTCGGGGCCGAGTGCTCAACACGGCCGACCCCCCCGAGCACGTGCGCCAGCGCAGGGCTCTGAACCGTGCCTTTCGGCCTGCACGCCTTCGGGCGTTGGAGCCCGAGGTCAAGTCGGTGTCAGATTCGCTGGTTGCTGCTTTCGCCCCGCGCGGTCGGGCTGACCTGGTTCAGGAATATGCCGTGTTATTGCCCATGGTGATGATCTCGCGGATGCTGGGGGTTCCCGAGGCTGAATTGGAGATGTTCAAGGGATGGTCGGACGACTTCGCCATTCCCATCGGACGAGCCCGACCCAGTCGCGACGAGGTGCGCAGCTACATCAAGTCGGAGTACGAGTTCGACGAGCACTTCTCGGACTTGGTCGAGCAGCGCCAAGCCGAGCCCCGCGATGATCTGATCTCCGATGTGGCCAACGCCGAGGTCGACGGCGAGCCGCTGACCTACGAAGAGCGGATGGGGGCGCTGCGGCAGTTCCTGCTGGCCGGCAACGAGACAACCACCACGCTGTTGGGCAACATTGGCCACCGCCTGGCCACTAACCACGGTTTGCGAGATCACTTGGACTCAAACCGAGACCTAGTGCCGGCGTTCGTCGAGGAGGCGCTTCGCCATGAGGGGCCGGTCACTGGCCTCTTCCGAGTTGCTACTCGGGACACCGAACTCGGAGGGGTGCCAGTGGCCAAGGGTGAGTTCGCGTGGTTGGCGTTCGCGGCCGCCAACCGCGACCCCGAGTTGTGTCCGATTCCCCACGAATTCAACATCGCCCGCAGTCCCAATGACCATGTGGCCTTCGGATACGGCGAGCACTACTGCATCGGCCAGGGGCTGGCTCGCCTGGAGGGCAAGGTGGGCGCCAATGCCATGTTGGATCTGTCCAATCTGGCGCTCGCCGACGACCACAGCGACACCTTCATGGACAGCTACATCCTGCGAGGCCGCACCCAACTGCTGGTTGCCTTCGACCCCCCAGAGGCGCGCAGACCATGACCAGTCAGAGCGACAACCGGGTGGCAATCGTCACCGGAGCGCGTCCCTGGGGAGTTGGCGGGGCGACGGCGCGGGCGCTTGCCCGACGGGGCTACGACATCGCGCTGGTGGACCTCCGCCAGGACTGGGGGGAGCAGAGCGCCGAGGCCATTGCCGTGGGGTCGGCTTCTGGGGGCCGAGGAGGCGGCCGACGTCATAGCCTACGCCGCCTCAGCCCCGAGCCACGCGATGTTGGGGGCAACCATTCACGCCAGCGGGGGGCGGGTGATGCCGCTCTGAGGGCGGCTAGAAGACTGTCCCGCAGCAAACGGAGAAAGGCAGATGATGGGCAACGCCGACAAGATCCGCCGGGTGGTCACCGGGCATGACGCCGACGGCCGGGGATGCACACCACCAGGACTATCGACTACATGGTGTGCCTCGACGGCGAGGTCACCCTGTTGCTGGACGAAGGGGAGGTGACCCTGCACAAGTACGACACGGTGGTCCAGCGGGGGACCGCGCACCACTGGGAGAACCGGGGCACCGAGCCGACCCGGCTGGCGTTCGTTCTCCTCAATGCCCAACCACTGCTATAGGCGGCCAATTCTCAGCGGGGGTGGTGACAGTGACCGGGCTGTAGATCTGGCTAGCTGTAGATCCGGCTAGCTGTAGATCTGGCTAGCTGAAGATCTGGCTAGCTGATGTCAACCGAGGTGGCAATGATTGACTGCCGGTCGTAGGAGGTGGTGTCCCCGGTCAGCTCCACTGGTGCTTCCCGCATGTTGAGGTCGAGGGAAGAACCGCCCACCCGGAACGTGAATGCTCCCGGCTCAGTGGCCAGAGCCATATCGAGGCCGTGGAAGGCCAGCCGGCTGGGGTGGACTGTAAACGTGACGGTGCAGGTCTCCCCGGCAGGGATGGGGACTCGGGCGAAACCGATGAGCTCGCGGATCGGCCGAGCTACAGAAGCGACTTCGTCGGTCACATAGAGCTGTACGACTTCGTCGCCGTCGTGTTGGCCGTTGTTGGCGACAGGAACCGAAATCGTGGTGGCTTCGGTTGTCGAACCGGCCACCACCGAAGGCTCGCCATATTCGAATGTCGTGTACGACAGACCGTGGCCGAACCAGTAGAGCGCGTCGGTGTCGCGGTCGACATAGCTGCCGTAGAACTCTGATCGATCGCCGCGCCGCCGCATGTCGTGGTGAAGCGGGATCTGCCCGACATGAAGGGGCAGCGTGACCGGGAGGCGGCCCGACGGGTTCACCTTGCCGGTCAGCACTTGGGCGATGGCCGAGCCGCCCTCTTCGCCGGGAAGGATCGACCAAATGAGGGCGTTGGC
This window contains:
- a CDS encoding thiamine pyrophosphate-binding protein; protein product: MTTQSDSGSMRSGGTAVVEQLVREGVEVVFGIPGVQLMHILDSLHHGADEIRYITVRHEQATAFMADGYARVSGRPGTTLIVPGPGVYNAGSGLATAYAASSPVFQISGQINRDAIGQGKSLPHEVHDQLDVVRPITKHAERITEADQLPAAVRRAFAAMTSGRTRPAHLEIPPETMGELTGAPVVAPVAPEPQRPDPELVAQAARLLAEADHPLLVVGGGAHGAAFVLRELQHHLQAATISTREGKGVIDGRDPAVLGTLFVHQRLAPVIADTDVVLAVGTRLQGVGLGDHHRLIHLDVDPTEIGRFTPPEVALVGDAEAGAADLLDALRQVSDPSPDRSAQWHQARQRVDVAHRAAGPQAAIVEALADSLPEDSILAVDATMVGYMCHMYLPVAHPRSYLTSSYMGTLGFAMNMALGAKVAAPKRPVVSINGDGGFLFASNELATAIQYDIPTVHIVVNDSGYGNTRLDQEVNYGGRLLGTELHNPDLVKYAESFGCAAVRVSDEAGLRSTVREMIAENRPSVVELVIDPLPTNGF
- a CDS encoding NAD(P)-dependent oxidoreductase is translated as MRNKTIVVTGPTGMVGPPLCKSLAADNRVIALARFSDPDARADLEAGGVECIAVDFVAADFSAVLRDVDVVVNLAVIKTGDWKTDLAVCSEATGHLMSHFRDAEAFLHCSSGAVYQPNGGQPFTEDSPHGNHHAHMMPTYSICKIAGESVARFGAQEFDLPTVIARLNVPYGDTAGWPLFHLLMMRAGMDIEVHTDGARYNLIHDEDIAADLPILLDQASVPATTLNWASPGLVSVAEWCAYMAELDGCDPPKIVEADTAIPSTVMDTSRMEYLRPDRLVGWQDGIRRLVENHPT
- a CDS encoding type II toxin-antitoxin system PemK/MazF family toxin, with protein sequence MLTSGDVVELDLGLPFGREAGFRHPAIVVTAQRVLDAGPSVIQVVPLTSQLRGFTSEVELDADPENGLDRTSVAQCQHIRAVAAGRIEGARGNVGGAALTQIREVLGLILDIPG
- a CDS encoding DUF1214 domain-containing protein, which codes for MADRSGQAWEELVALMGEIEGDWWREARGVPTANDRAEARIFALNSLQHALEFWSQADPARPWFYRWFSPTKKLLGDNPDAIYYGTVIDPDLDYVVRGNLAGAVYTSFTVEQGTAGGAMSAKLGATLNDDEIEINSDGSYELQLSQSPQPGNWLALTPESGSITTRHYFEWDRPAATDPNMNVPLSIEPTVDLGPPAIPDDEACAQGLQRVVTFLRSVTVEWPDGPREDMPAWSSPELNRFTNPPLDEGNRTIGYAAADNAYRSTRYRLGPDEALEIRGRFPDCRFANVVLNNRFIQTPPYRDRRVSLNRRQTVLEPDGSFRMILAHRDPGVPNWLDTAGAPTGTIFWRYLLPTEQPTQLETQVLAVDDV
- a CDS encoding TauD/TfdA family dioxygenase, whose translation is MRIEPLTAALGAELSDIDLGGLDAEMAAELRKAILEYKVVGIRDQFLGDAGHVRLAESLGEPWIHPMDRLAGVDSAEPSELRVKSDHQLLTDRWHLDVLYAPNPPAVTEHATNPSVTCRWRWRNGDVVIWDERCTAHFAVRDPWEGERVLRRLLVEGDCPVTAN
- a CDS encoding cytochrome P450, with the translated sequence MSESLDDRIQRLLDRDEVLLASPWQLFDEVRSASDSAFYSEAMGAWVITSYQLLHDILVDPATWSNRSPTATYEFRNPVAEHADAIEQEPEMVEAVRRFRNRSRGRVLNTADPPEHVRQRRALNRAFRPARLRALEPEVKSVSDSLVAAFAPRGRADLVQEYAVLLPMVMISRMLGVPEAELEMFKGWSDDFAIPIGRARPSRDEVRSYIKSEYEFDEHFSDLVEQRQAEPRDDLISDVANAEVDGEPLTYEERMGALRQFLLAGNETTTTLLGNIGHRLATNHGLRDHLDSNRDLVPAFVEEALRHEGPVTGLFRVATRDTELGGVPVAKGEFAWLAFAAANRDPELCPIPHEFNIARSPNDHVAFGYGEHYCIGQGLARLEGKVGANAMLDLSNLALADDHSDTFMDSYILRGRTQLLVAFDPPEARRP
- a CDS encoding cupin domain-containing protein, with the translated sequence MHTTRTIDYMVCLDGEVTLLLDEGEVTLHKYDTVVQRGTAHHWENRGTEPTRLAFVLLNAQPLL